The nucleotide window GGTGCATCGGAAGCAGGCGATTTTTGAGGTGGGATCTGATCAGGCGGGGCCGTCGACATCGGGCGGTCGACGTTTCATCAGTATACCCGCAATGTCCAGATCTCGGACCGGCGAAAATCGCGTTTCGTTCCGATGAATCCCGGCATGCGGCAACGTTGCCGGGTTGGATCGCACCGGTTGCCGATGGGCCGGACAGGGACGCCACGGCCGGCCCACTCACGCCGGCCCATTCCTGTGGGCCGCGGTTCGGGAAAGTGGTTCGGCAAAGTAATTCGGCGATGCGGTTCAGCGAAACCGTGGCCGAGGTTGGTCACGGCGACGGTCCGACGGGCGGGCTGCCTGGTCGCTATGTCGCGTCCGGGGCTAAGTCGTGCCCGGGTTTAAGTAGCGTCTTGGTAATGGCGTGCGGCGCCCGGTCGTTTGTGGTGGATGCCGCCGTGCCGGGGGCTACTGATCGATGCCGCCACGCTGGGACCAGTCACCAGAGGCGGGGGGGCGAAAGTTTACGGAAGGTAAACTTTCCGGCGTCTCCGTTGCGGCCTCTTTGGCTGTGGAGTGGCGGGTCAATTGCGGCTCTTTGGGCCGCCGTGGGGTATCGTCTTTCTGGCGATTTTGGGGTCGAGCTTGGGGGCCGGGGCGTCGGCCGCGACGGCGTCCTCGTTGAAGCGGAACGTGCCGAGCGTCCAGCCGTTGAAGCAGCTTGGTGATGCACAGCTTATTGATGCTCAGGTTCTGTTCGTCGGCTTCCATTCGCAGCGCTTCGTGAAGTGATTTTGGGATACGGATCGTGATCATCCGCTCCGGTTCGCTGGCCCCTCCCTTGCCCACTTCCTGGCTCCGCAACGCCGCGATCATCTCCTGAATTTCGATGTACGGATCGGTGGTCTCGAAGTACCGCATCTGGTCCGGGTGTGGGAACAGTTTTCGGCAGACGCCTTCGGTCCCCAGCAGCTCGCGAAACAGAACCACCCAGTCCCCCGTTTGGCTGAAAGCCTCGGCCGCCAAGCGAAGGGCTTCGCCGGGGCGTTCTTCCACCGGCAGATCGGTGTCGATCGGACCCAAGTTCAGGCGTACCGATTCAGGCTGGGGCTTGTCCGGATCCGGATCGCTGGCGTATCGCAACGGCCGGCCTTCGGCGTCCACGGCGTTCTTGCCGTTCAAGTTGCGGCGGGCGGGGGCGGAGTTATGCGAAGGCGATGATGAGGGCATGGCGAACGAAATTTCCGGTCGGATTCCTTGACGAGCACGTCCCCGAGCGGGCCCCGGCGGTGCTCGCTGGTATCCTGGGAGGGCGTGCGATTGATTTGCCGCCATCCTCCGACCCATTCAAATGCTATCGCCGAACATTTGCTGTCATAACGACTTAGCGATGCCGCCACCAGGTTGCGCACTGGCTGTGCAGCCACCCAAAGGTGTGGTGAACGGCGTTTGCTGAAGAATTGGGCAGTCCGATTTGGCTCGCTGCCCAGGTGTCCGCCTTGTCGGGCAAGCGGAAATTTCACGAAAAGTTTTCTTGCGGCGGTCGCGTCCGGTGGCGATTCGCGTCGCCGCCGTGCCAGGCCGCTAGTACCACTTTTCCACCAGGAAGCTGCCGTTGTCGGCAACGTCGAACAGTGGGCGACAGTAGCGTCCGCAACCGTTCGGTCCGCCCGGTCGATAGACCAGTGCGATCGACACATTCCAGTGTTCGTTGCGGTGCTGGTTGCTCGCACCCTCACCCACCACATAGGTGGTGCTGGTTGCCAGCATCAGCTTCTCACGCAGCGGCAGATTCAGGTGCGATCCCATCAGGAAATTGCCTTCGTCGGTGCCGCCCAAAAAGCCCATCGCGTCACCGCCGCCGGACAGGATCCGGCGATAGAACAGACGGTACTGGTCGATCGCTTCGAACTGGACATAGTCGGTGACGAATTGACCGTCGTCGTTGAGCACCGTGGTGTCGGAAATGTTGCTGTTCAAAGCCGCCGTGTAACGGACGCCGAAGTCGTGACAGCGACCGGTCCGCCAGCTGACTTCGCCGCGGATTTGCAGCAGGTCGCCTTGGAAATACCAGTCGTCATTCAGGTAATCCAGCACGGCCCCGTATTGCAGGCCGTAATCCACCCGGCGAAACAGTCCGCCGGTCAGGAAGATCTGGTTGCGGCTGGAGTCGGAAAACTCGCTGCCACGCAGGTTCGATTGGGTCGCACGCAGCCCCAATTGGGCGGCCAGATCGACGCCCAGCCAGCGGCGAAGCGAACGGCCTTCGTTGACCCCTTGGTGGAACCCGAAGCTGCCCGATCCGTCCAGGACTCGGTTGCCCCCCGGGCCGGCGTCGACGTAGTTCAGCGGGCCGCTGTAGGCCATCGAACCGGCGAAGAATTGAAAGCGTGACCAGTTGATTCTCAGGATCGGCAAGAAGACCGGGACCGCAGCCGGCCCCCCCACGGAATCACAGCCGCCGCCGTCGCAGCCGCCACAGTCACAGCCGACCGTGCCGCTGCAGCCGAGCGAACCGTATCCGTATTCCATTCCGCATCCGGGTTCGATTCCACAAGCCGGTTCCATGCCACACACCGGTTCACAGCCACAGGCCGCTTCGATCCCGCAAACGGGTTCCATCCCACAGGCCGGCTCGACGATCACCGCTTCCATCCCACATCCCGGTTCGGCGCCACAGTGGCCGCAATCGCAAACCGGTCCGCATCGACCGTGGTCTTCCAGGAAACCAACTTGTTGAACGTTGCCGCCGTTTCGTTTGACCAGATTTCCGCGAAGTGATTCGGCGGGCACCTCGGCCAGCACCTGGCCTTCGGCCGCCATCCGGATCATGGAATTGCGGCTGCTGGTCGGACGTTTGGGGGCCACCGATGTCCGAGGCGATCCGGCCGGTTTGGCGTTGAACTGGATGCGTCCGGGCGGCTGGGCTTGATAGCCGGACCGCAGGTGATTGTTGGGCGTTTGGTTGGACACTTGGGCGGAGCCCGCCGGGCAACGCAGAATGCCCACCGCGATCAGGCACGTGACGATCGCGGTCATCCGCCAGCGGCGGGAATCCTGTAATGATCGACCAAGCGTTATCATGACGTTGCTTTGTGGCTTTTTGGCTGTCGGGGAGGGGATGTGTTTGTCATCAAGCACCGGCAGGCGGAATCCGGCGGCGATCGGGCCCGGCGAAACGGAAAAGCGTTTCGCGTCGGGGGGATCGCCGCAATGTTCGGGACCGCCGGCCTACCAAGACGACTGCCTGGTTCCCCTCATCGGCTCCGCAGAATCGTTTTAATGAGAAAAGTTGGTCTAATCGTTACTCTTTTCCATCGTTGCCCCTCTTTCGCGGAGGTTTGCGAAAACTGTGAAAGGCTGGCGCTTTGGCGGTGCCGCAGGGGCTCGCGTCAATGGAAAGCTTGGTCGGCCTGGGAAGACTGGTTGGTTCTGGCGGTTTGCCTGCTGGGGATGCTGTCGGCCGAGACCGCCATCGCTCAGGCAGCCGGAGATAAGGACTCCAACGCCCAGCAAACCGGTGCCCAGGATGCCGGCGGCCGGACCGCTGGCACCTCGGCAATGAAGTATCCGATCGCCGTGGCCGTCGAATCGGGCGACGCCGCGACCGACGACACGCTGTACATCGTCGACCTGGAGTTGCCGGGGATCTGGATGTCTAAATCCGGCGACCGCACTCTGTTCGCCGAGGGTTCGCCGCGTTTCCGCCAGCCGCTGAATCGGCCTCGTTGCATCGCGTTGCACCCGAGCGGCGGCGTCCTGGTGGGCGACTCGGCGACCCGCGAGGTCTATCACATTCCCGCCGCCGGCGCCGAACCGAAGCCCTTGTCGGGTGGCAAGATCGGCATTCCGATGTCGTTGGCGGTCGATTCGGGCGGCCAATGGCTGTTCGTCGCGGATGCCGAAACGCAGGCGATTTGGCGGATGCCGGTCGACGGTGGTGCCCCCGAATGGTTCGCCCGGGTCAATGCACGAGGCCTGGCGTTTCGCGACGAATCCACGTTGGCGGCTGTTTGTCCGGCCAAGCGGTCGGTTCAGCTGATCGACGTCAGCATTCCGACGGTCGATCGCCCCGACCGCATCGTCGACAACCCGGCGGTAACGACGGTGCTGGACCAGCGGACGTTCCAATTCCCCGCGGGCTTGGCCGTTGCCGACGACCGGTTGTTGGTGACCGACGTTTACGCGGGTGGCGTTTTCTCTGTCGACGGTGACGGTGCGGTCACCGCATGGGCCGAAGGGCAGGACCTGGCCGGACCGGTCGGGATCGCCGCCGGTGACAACGCCGTTTGGGTGGCCGACCCACAACGGGGACGCTTGGTGGCGTTTTCACGAGACGAATCGTCGCCGAAAGTCGTCGCGACGCGGCAATAGACGGGACCACTGATCGGCAGGAACGTCGACGACAAGCAGTTTCTCGCTGACTCGTCAGAATCCGGCGCTCGGGTTAAACTTCGGCATGGCAAGAAAGATTCTTATCGATTGTGATCCGGGCATCGACGACGCCGTCGCGCTTTGCATGGCGTTGTTCGATCCGCGGTTGGACATCATGGCGATCACGGCGACGGCGGGAACCGTCGATTCGGATCAAGCGACCAATAACGTCACGGCGTTGATCGAAACCCTGGATCCGCCTCGTTATCCGCGTGTCGGCAAAGCCCTGGCACCGTCCAGCGAAGCACCGGTCGATGGCAACCCGGCGTTGCATGGTGCCGACGGATTGGGCGGATTGAACCTGCGTGGTTCCAACCGCCAGCACCTGCCCGACGGCGACCGAGTCATGGCGGACGTGTTCCGACGTCATAAAAACGAGGTCACGTTGTTGTGCTTGGGCCCGCTGACGAATCTGGCCCGATTGGCCCGTCGCGATCCGGCGGTGTTGCCGTTGATCGACAAGGTCATCATCAGCGGTGGCGCGGTCCAAGCATCGGGCAATGCGTCGGTGGCCGCGGAGTTCAACATGTTCTTTGACCCGGCCGCGGCCAAGGACATCCTTGCTTCGGCAACGACCAAGAGCATGGTGCCGCTGGACGTGACCGAGGAATTCAGCTTCGGCGTCGAATTGCTGGAACGTTTGCCGAGCCGCGACACACGTGTCGGCCATTTGTTGCATCGGATTTTGCAGTTCGCCTTTCGCGCCGCTCACCATCATCTGGGCCGCGAAATGATTCCGCTGTACGCGCCCACCGCGTTGTTGTCGGTGCTGGAACCCGAACTGTTCCAGTGGGAACCCATGGCGGTCGACGTGGAAACCAAGGGTGAACTGACCCGCGGGATGACCGTCGCCGACTTGCGGATGCGTCCACAGTGGACGAGCAACATGGAAGTGGCGACGGAAATCAACGAAGCCGACGCCGAACAATCGCTGGTCCGTGGTCTGCGGTTCGCCGGCCAGCAAACCTAACGGCCAATCGTTAATTCATCGCCGACCATCGTCGCCTTTTGCTCCGCGCAAGCAACGCCATCAAGCGCAACGGTCGCCGAGTATCGTCGTCTTTCGCTCCGCGAAAGCAACGCTATCAAACGCAACGGTCGCCGAGCGAAAGGCGGCCATGCGATCCGTGGTCGCTCAGACCCATTCTTGTCGTGTCGGCTTGATCACGATTTCCGGCACGTTGGCGCGAGGCGGCAAGGCGCAGATCGATAGCACGACCGAAGCGATGTCCTCGGGCTGCAAAATCGACGCCTTGTGTTCGTCGCTGACCTTGACCGGACGGTTCTCCAAGATCGGCGTGTTCACTTCGCCCGGATACACGTTGGTGATCCGCACGCCTTCCTCGCGGACTTCGTTGGACACCGCGGTGCCCAGTGCGGTCATCGCGAACTTGCTGGCGCAGTAAACCACGCCGCCCAGGCTGATCGCACGTTTGCCGGCCACGCTGCTGATGTTCACGATCAAGCCGTCGCGTCGCTTTCGCATCGCGGGCAACACGCGGTGCATGCATCGATAAGCACCGGTCGCGTTGATCTGCAGCACACGTTCCCAATCCTCCGGCGCCATTTCCGCCATGGTGCGGTTTTGAATGTTGATCCCCGCGCTGTTGACCAGGATGTCGACGTCGCCAACGTTTTGCGTCACGTCGTCAAAGAACGCTTCGATGCTGGCCGCGTCGGCCACGTCAATCGTATGGCATCGCACCGGATGCGGGCCGGTCATCGACTGTGCCGCCGACTGCAGTTTTTCCAGCCGTCGCCCGCCGATAGTGACACGGCAACCGGCGGCCGCCAGCGCGGTCGCGATGCCTTCGCCGATACCGGTGCCACCGCCGGTGACGGCGACGATTCTGTCTTTCAGTGCATCCATGGTGTTCACAACGTGGGGATCATTGGTGGGATTTGGCCGTGGTGCCGGCGCGGACCGGAAAGCACCCGGCCGTCACAGGGGGACGCCCGTTTTGGATTGTGCACACAGTTTCTGCAAGGTGGGCAAGAACGACTGGTACTGTGGCTGGGCGGCCACGTTGCGTGTGGCTTCGGGATCGGTTTGGAAATCAATCAACTCGATGTCTTCCAGCTGGCCACCTTTGACGCGACGCCATTCGGTGTAACGAAAACGCGGTGTTCGAATGCTGGTACCCAGCACCGGTCCGACGCCCGGCTTATTGCGGCGGTATTGGCTGAACGCGGCCGCTTTTCCGTCGCGGTTGGGATCGCTCAGGACCGGCATCAATGATTCGCCCTGGCAGTGATCGGGGACCGACATCCCGGTCAGCTGGCATAGCGTCGGGTAGATGTCCACAAATTCCGCCAACGCGTTGGTCTGGTGATCGGCCGAAAGCTGGGGCGCCGAAAAGATCATCGGAACACGCGTGGCGACTTCGTAATTCGTGTGCTTGCACCAATCGCCATAGTCACCGACGTACCAACCGTGGTCGCCCCACAGCACGATGACCGTGTTGTCACGCTGGCCGGTTTGCTCCAGTGCATCCATTAGTTTGCCGACCTGGGCATCGGTGTAGCTGACCGCGGCGTAGTAGCCGTGGATCAACCGTTTGGTCGTTTCATCATCCAGCGTGTCGACGTTTCGCGGGATGTCGGGATAGTTTTTCAGTTCGCCCCACGTGCTGCGTCCGTACGGAACGCTGTCGACGATATCGACCCGCGGCGGAATCTGAATCTGGTCTCGGTCGTACAGGTCCCAGTACTTGCCGGGCGCGTTGAAGGGCAGGTGCGGCTTGACAAAGCCCACGGCCAAGAAAAACGGTTTGTCATGGTCGGCAAACCTTTCGATCAGCTTCACCGCACGCTGGGCGTTGTGCCCATCGGTGTAAGCGTCGTCGGGAACATCGCCGCCGTTCTCGGTTGCCGGGCCGTGCTTCAGGTTTTTGATTGTCGGGTGTTGAACCCGCTTGTTCATCGGCGTGGCAACATAGCCTTTGCCCTTCTTCGGATCGGCCGGTGCCCAGCGGTCCGCCTTCATCGTCCACGACGACGCGTCATCGTTGCGGCTGTGATAGACCTTGCCCAAAAAACAGGTTTCGTAACCGTTGTTCTTGAAGTGTTGTGGCAACGTCAGCACATCCGGCATCTTAGACCGAAGCGGTGTTTTGAAGTCCCAACAGTCGGTCGTTTCCGGGCGGCAACCGCTAAGCAAGCTGGCACGCGATGCCCCACACACGGCGACTTGGCAATAAGCGTGATTGAACTGGATGCCCGATTTGGCCAGCCGGTCAATGTTGGGGCTGTGAATATGCGTCGCCCCGTAACAGGCCAGTTCGGGACGCAGGTCGTCCACGGCAATCATCAAGACGTTCAAACGCTGGGACGAATCCGACGGCTTCTCATCGGCCTCCGCATGTTGGGGCCAATGGATGGCGACGCAGATCAACAACAACGTCAACAGGCGGGGTGTCCGGTGGGTTGCATTGGCGAACCCGGACAAGATGGGATGTTGTTCGCTGGGCATGGCGGGAACTCGTGAATGGGGCGGGGGCAAAAAGGAAGGGGCCGAATTAGCGGGCCCAGGACGGGCGGGCGCGGACGTTCGGGGGTGACGCGCGGTTGCCGTGACGGTGCGCGATGCCGCATAAGATACACTTGCGATCCCCACTTTGCCCGGCGGGCTTTCGTCGCACCACGCGGTCTGCCAGACTTGTGCCCAGACGGATCACGCATCGACGCGGGGAGCGCCGGGGGCAGGCCAGTGTCGTGCGGTCCGTCACTGGGCACGACTCTTCAAGCATGGGCACGAGACATGGATTCCTGGACCGCTTCACCGCTGGACATCGGGCAAGACGACACGCGGCGATTTTTGCCCGAAGGACCCTACGCGCTGGCGTCCGGTCAATTGTCTTGGGTGGCGATCCAGCACGGCGATGATGCGACAATCGGGTCATTGAATTTGTGCGATCTGGTTCGTCGCGAAAACCAGTCCTTTGATTTGCCCGGCCGTCCCGGATTCGCGTTTCCACGTGCCGATCGATCCGATTTTGTGGTCGGTTGCGAACGAAGCCTGGGCTTCTTTGATCCGGCCACCGGGCAATGGGACGTTCTGGTCGACGGCATCGATTCGGACGTCGACAACACGATCATCAATGACGGCTTGGTGGTCGACGACAACCTGATCTTTGGCACCAAGGATTTGGAATTTGCCAATCGCAAAGCCGGTTTGTACTTGTACCGTGGTCGTGACGGCCAATTGGTGCGTCTGCGTGACGACCAAGTCTGCAGCAACGGCAAAGCGGTGTATGCCGGTCAAGACGGATCGTTGCGTCTGATTGATATCGATTCGCCCACGCGCCAGATCGTCGGCTATCCGATCGATATCGACACCGCGATCTTGGGCGACCCAGAAGTCTTGGTGGATTTGAATGATGACCCCGCGGTACCCGATGGTGCGGTGCTGACGCCCGATGCAAGCGGCATCATTGTTTCGATGTACTTGCCCAAGGCGGCGGAGTACGGCGAGACACGCTGGTACGACTTGGAATCCGGTGCGCTGCGTGGAGTCTGGCGAACGCCGCAATCGCCCCAAAATACTTGTCCAGCCCTGGTGCCCATGGAAGGCGACGTGATGCTGGTCATCACAACCGCGGTGGAAAACATGAGCCCGGAAGACTTCGCCGCCTGTCCCAATTCCGGCCTGTTGTTCGTCGCACCGACTCCCTTCAAAGCCTCCGATTACCGACTGCCGCCACGCTTCGAAGGCTAACCCCCAAAGTCACCTTTCGCTATGCGAGAGTAGCGTCCGACCCTGCGTGCAACACCATCCGATCCGCCACCTCTGCCCCCTTCCAGGCTCCTGCCATTGCGAATCAGCGGCTTCGCCATTTTGCCGCTTCGCCTTTCATCGGACTCCGGATCATTTAACCGGCCCAATCTTTGTGGATTTTGTCGCGATGAACGTTGGGATGAAATCGGAAATGGGCCAATCTGACCAGCCGTCTTCGAACAACCCCGTGATGGCTAAGCCGGCGTCGGCCTGACCGCCAAGCTGGTCGGCCAGGGTGTGTCCAAAGCAAAAGGGTTCTCGTTGGTCAATCAAAGCCTTCTTTTGCTGTGCAGACAGGCTTGTCAAATCGGAATAGGGAATCTTGTGACGGACTTTGAATTCGCCCTTTTCCATCAACTCATCATCGAATAGATAAACGATTGGATTGACGATTCCGGAAAGCAAATCGGCGCCAACTTTCATGACTCGCGCCGCTTCCTTCCAAACCGGCAGCACGTCGGAAACAAAGGTGTTGGAACACGGGTGAACGATGAGGTCAAAGGACTGGTCGTCAAAAACGGAAAGGTCGGCCATGTCGCCTTGGATCAGCCGCAGCGACAAGCCTTCGCGATCGGCCACGAGTTGGTCTTGTGCCAATTGCCCGGGCGAATTGTCAAGCACCGTCACCTTTGCCCCAGCCGCCGCGAGGATCGGGGCCTGTTGGCCGCCGCTACCGGCCAGACACAGAACCTCGAAAGGACGCGCACGGAAATCAGGGAACCATTCGCGAGGAACCGGTTTTTCCGGTGTCAGAACAATCTGCCAGTCATCATTACGCGCACGTTGGATCTCCTCGGGTGAGACCGCAGTCGTCCAACGGTTTTTCTTTCGAACCTGATGGTCCCATGCCAGGCGGTTGTAGGCAAGAATATCGTCCGCTGGATCAGGGGGCCGGTTCATCGGTTGCAGAGTCCGAGTTCAATCAAATTTTCGGAAACAGCCCAGGCATAAAAAAGGGGCCGGTCGCCGCGCGTGGGCATTGATCAGTTCGTGCCATCGATTTCGCAGGATGGTCGCCCGTTCCATCCCAAGGGTAGCCGTTCACTCAGGCACTGCTTCGATGGAACTTGGTCCATCCGGGCCTTTTGCACTACTTCATCGGCGGTTGCAAGTTGACGGATTCGGCCAAGGCTGCGATGTCCGATGCGGCGACCATCGCATTTTGATCTTGAGGAAAACACTCGGCGCCGATGTAGCCCTTGTATCCCAAGTTTCGCAACCGATTCAAGATACGCCCATAAGCAACCTCACCCGTGCCCGGTTGAAAGCGATCCGGGGAATCTGCCAATTGCACATACCCAACCTGATGGATCCCATCTTCCAAATGGGTGATCAGGTTGCCATCGGTGCGTTGCATGTGAAAAAAGTCCCAGTTGATTTTCAAATTCGGAGAATCGACGGCCCTGCAAATGGACAGCGCCGGCTCCACGCCGTAGATGAAATGGCCGGGATGATCGAACGGATTGTAAGGCTCAATCGTTGCGATTTTGCCAGCCGATTCCAACTTTCCCAAGGCCGCTTCAACTGCCCTCGTGTAGGTGCCCAACATTTCCTGAACACTCTGGCCCTCGACAATTTTGTGTCCAGTCAGATTGAAATTGGGAACATCGAACAAGTCCGCCAGTTCAACCGCGAGATCGATCCAGTCAATGAAGGCATTTAGATTGTTGGCATCGGCAAGCGATGGCGCACCGGGTGAGATGCTGGTGACCTTCATCCCCTCGCCACGCGCACGCTCGGCAATTTTCTTTGCCGATACCAAGCCGCCGCCAAGCTTCTTTTTCTGGGGATTCCAAATTTCAATCGCGTCAAAGCCGACTTCTTTCGCCGCCGTGATGCGGTCGAGAAAGTCGAGGTCTTTAAACCACATCTCGATGTTGCAGGAGAACGAGGCGAGCCATCTCCGCCGATCTTCCAGTGTCATGTCCATCGACCTGCTTGACGCAGTCGAGTGGTCGGGCCCGGTTGCCCCACAGAGTGCCACGCCAACAGATGCGACGGCTGTTGATGCAAGGAGATGTCGTCGTTTTATCGTCATGTCTAGCGTCTATCGTGTTCGGTAAAAATCATCGATCGCCGTTCTCCCCATGCACGACGGCCGGTTCCGTCGCGGGGCCTGCACCCAGATAGCTTACCTTTGGCCAAGTTCGGTTCCCACCGGACTCCCGCTGGCGATCACCCAAAGTCGCCTTTCGCTCCGCGGAAGAAGCGTCCTCTCTCTGACGCAGGGTTTCGTCGCGGCCCAATGCCTATCATCGGCCGATCGCGAAGCGTGTTTCTTTACACATCCTGGAAAGGTATCCGGGCGACACTCATGTTTTGAAAGCTGCTACCCGTCACGGCTTGTCATGAAATCATGGATTGCTTTGATCGACTCTTCCAAGCTTTGTGAAGGTGGAAACAACAACGAATTTGGCGAACAGGGACATGCCCACAAACCAGAAATGACTCCGAGTTTCAAAAATGCTTGTTCGGTATATCCCGCTTGGCAATCCGGGCAAAGGGATTCATACGGCAATGGGGCGTTCAATTCGGCCAGCCTTTGTTCCGCTTCCACTGCGGTGTCAAACATTTCGCTTCGAAACGGCCACACACCCATCTCGTCTTTGATTCCGATAAAGCACCCACCGCTTGGAGACGAGAAGATCTCCAGCGTCGGCCCTTCATCCGGCTTTCCGTCTTGTCTGTCGAAGTTCATCAAGAGACCCCGTCACAAATATTGCTCGGCTGGAACACACGCCATTCCTTACGACCGTCGGGGAAGGTGTTCTTACGTTGCGGCTTCGCCCGAATTGATTGTCGCGACTTGGCGTCAGGGAGATGACGCTTGTACTCTACCTGCTCTTGCCGAAGGGATGGGGGGCAGCAACGTTCCGCATCCAGCGGACGTCAAAGACGGTTTAAACCGCAGCCAAACGACGCGACATGCAGTGCCGTTTCGTTTTTTCGACCGGCATGACGTTGGCGACCTCGCGTCATTCTTTCAAATGACCTCGCACCGTAACCAAACCACCCATTGCACCCGAGAAAACCAAAGTCGCCTTTCGCTCCGCGAAAGTAGCGTCGCCCATCGTCAAACGTCGGGCGAGCACGTGCTATCGCCGACGATGGCGCGCGTAAGTGAGTCCGGGTTTCGAAAAAGACCTCCGTCCCCTTAAGAGCCGCCCGTCCCCTTAAGAGCCGCCAAAGTCGCCTTTTGCTCCGCGAAAGTAGCGTCCCCCCATCGTCAAACGTCGGGCAAGCACGTGCTATCGCCGACGATGGCGCGTGTAAGTGAGTCCGCGTTGCAAAAAAGACCTCCGTCCCCTAATGGCCGCCCGAGAAAACCAAAGTCGCCTTTCGCTCCGCGAAAGTAGCGTCTCCCCATCGTCAAACGTCGGGCAAGCACGTGCTATCGCCGACGATGGCACGCGTAAGTGAGTCCACGCTGCAAAAAAAGACCTCCGTCCCCTTAATGGCCGCGCGCTGGCTTTGGGTCAGATCGTGTGGATCGGGCGGTCGTCGACGGCCAGAGCGGCTTCGTGGACGATTTCGGACATCGTCGGGTGGGCGTGGCAGGTCCGTGCGATGTCTTCGCTGCTGGCACCGAACTCCATCGCCGCGGCGACCTCGGCGATCATGTCACCGGCGCGGGCGCCGATGATGTGGGCTCCCAGCACGCGATCGGTCGCGGCGTCGGCCAGGATTTTCACGCGGCCCTCGGCT belongs to Crateriforma spongiae and includes:
- a CDS encoding TIM barrel protein; its protein translation is MWFKDLDFLDRITAAKEVGFDAIEIWNPQKKKLGGGLVSAKKIAERARGEGMKVTSISPGAPSLADANNLNAFIDWIDLAVELADLFDVPNFNLTGHKIVEGQSVQEMLGTYTRAVEAALGKLESAGKIATIEPYNPFDHPGHFIYGVEPALSICRAVDSPNLKINWDFFHMQRTDGNLITHLEDGIHQVGYVQLADSPDRFQPGTGEVAYGRILNRLRNLGYKGYIGAECFPQDQNAMVAASDIAALAESVNLQPPMK